CTTTGCTCATCCACACCCTAACATTAGTTGATGAGGGAGCCATTACTTTGCCTTGTCAAAAAGTCAAAGGCACAACGCTGAACACAGGCTACAATCACTGTTTCCCACTTTCCCCACGGATTCGAATGATTAACAATCTTATACTTTGGGACTCCTTCGGTTCAACACGCCAATTGCAAGCTTTCCCATCAGGTCAGAGGATATACGTGTCAGGGGTGACTGACTCCTGCTGGAGAGCTCAAGAAGTCACATCAGACCACAGTGAAGGAGTGAGGAGAAAGGTCATAGAATGGGATTACAGCATGGAGCTCAGACTGTCTACAAGCGCCTTGCGATGAGCATCTCAGAGGTTCGATGAACAATGACAcgtttttttattaaatcaggTGAAGACAGTGTAAATACCAAACTAATTTCAGTTTCCCATCTATTGATTAAGTGCAATTTGAGGAGGTTCTTGAGAGTGATACTGCGAAAACATAACAATGCTTTTAGACAAATCTTAGATCGccccctggactggcagaccggggtggtggtccccctatttaagaagggggaccggagggtgtgctccaactacagggggatcacactcctcagcctccctggtaaagtctattccagggtactggagaggagaattcggccgatagtcgaacctcggattcaggaggaacaatgcggttttcgtcctggtcgtggaacactggaccagctctataccctctgcagggtgctcgagggttcatgggagtttgcccaaccagtccacatgtgttttgtggatttggagaaggcattcgaccgtgtccctcgtggcattctgtggggggtgcttcgggagtatggagtccggggccctctactacgggctgtccggtctctgtatgaccggagcaggagcttggttcgcattgccggcagtaagtcagacctgttcccagtgcatgttggactccggcagggctgccctctgTCACCGgttttgttcattatttttatggacagaatttctaggcgcagccaagggccggagggagtctggtttggggaccacaggatttcatctctgctttttgcggatgatgttgtcctgttggcctcttcgaaccaggacctccagcatgtgttggggcggtttgcagccgagtgcgaagcggctgggatgagaatcagcacctccaagtccaaggccatggttctcgaccggaaaagggtggcttgccctctccgggttggaggagagatcctgcctcaagtggaggagtttaagtatcttggggtcttgttcacgagtgagggaaggatggaacgtgagattgacaggcggatcggtgcggcagctgcagtaCTGCGGTCGTTGTACCagtccgtcgtggtgaagaaggagctgagctgaaaggcaaagctctctatttaccggtcaatctacgttcctaccctcacctatggtcatgaactctgggtcatgaccgaaagaacaagatctcggatacaagcggctgaaatgagtttcctccgcagggtggcggggcgctcccttagagatagggtgaggagctctgtcactcgggaggagctcagagtagagccgctgctcctccacgttgagaggagccagctgaggtggctcgggcatctttaccggatgcttcctggacgccttcctgggagggtgttccgggcatgtcccaccgggaagaggccccggggaagacccaggacacgctggagggactatgtcactcggctggcctgggaacgcctcggggtcctcccggaagagctggaggacgtgtctggggagagggaggtctgggcatccctgcttagactgctgcccccgcgacccggccccggataagtggaagacaatggatggatggatagatcGAGAGTGACTTGGGACTATTTTTGACCCACTCGGGTCATTACTTGAGCCCTTCCTTGACACAAAAGCTCCCTTTTCTGCTTCACCAGTGACGAGCGAGTCACAAAATATTACCAACCCTTGTGGTCTGAAGGTAATCTGGCACACAGAGGGGTGGAGTCATGGTGGAGttagagaagaggaagaataaaACATAACAATCCATTAAAGggaacataaacataaaaacttggcaaaaaacaaatacaaactcTGACCACAAACCTACATCCTCATTTTGATTCTGCTTTAATATTATAAAGGGAGATAAATATTTGTGGCATACGAGCGGGAAAACCAAGGTGACATTTGAGTCTTTTTTCTTCTCGGGTCGCTAACAGGGCAATATTTAAAGGTATTGCCCTGTTGACGTAAAACATTTCATCAAACGTCAGAACAAGATTAGGAGGCTTACTTTTGTTAAGAAACATGCAGTAAGACTGCGACTGTAGCAGGATTTTATTGAAATTCATTCAAAGTTAGAGCAAAGTTCGCACTGGTGCAACCCAGCTGTTGCTCAGCTGCACAGCAGCTATAAATAAACAAGTATACCATGCTGACACCTGAATGTCACACCATGAACGCACAGTACAGGATTTCTGTCATCCAGGCAACAGAGAAGGCCACGTATTTGTTAAATCTCATCTGGATTTGGGTGATTTGTATTTGTGCCAGTTTTTTACTGGATCAGTGAGCTCCTGCCTCTGTGCTTCGGGTCTGTGCTGCAAAGCCCTGTCTCAGATTGTGTTTTACTACACACTAGGAAACCACATTACCAAATATGGGTTAATTTGGCCAAAATACCAAACTCATATTTTCAGCAGCTACATGTTTGACTGGGATAATAACGTAAACCTGCTACATTTGAGTTATCAGGGTTTACATGCAGCATAACATATGTGGTGTTAATATGCAGTTGTGTAGTGGTTGACAAAGATTTGTGCTCTAAGGCGAATTTAAGTGAGCTATCCATATGGTTGACCTATAGTGACTGTGCCTTTTTGGCAGTTTCAGTGATTCATTTAGCATAAGTAGAGAGCTTCGTGTTGGCTCATTAGCCATACAGtttaatctgtgttttcagctcaggatgctgcacaaacactttCTCAAAAACTTTCAGTGGAATGAAGAGAAGCTTGGAACCTTAacccatttccatttttaaccTAAACATAAACCTAACTtgattattttaaagcaaaccCGACCCTCTGTTTGGCAGGTGAATCACATTTCTGCCCAGAACTCTGGTTGGGATCCATGTTTTTGCGCTATTTTGGTTTCCAGGATTTTTGTAGGGTAAGGAAGATGCACAGTGTAGAGCGATTAAATCCCAGCTGTCAGCAGGTGGAATCAGCAGActgggaagaggaggaagacattGAGAAGGAGCGATTGTTACAGTTAGGTGCAGTAACCACATCAAGTGTCCAGAGAACAGAACAGTTTGTCCCAGATTTTGAGGGAACAGCGCACACCTCCGACTGAAAACTGTGACAAAACTGTGTGAGATTTTATTATTCTGCTTCATCTTTTCTTCATCTGCTTTGTATGTTGTTGTGTAGATAGCTGTTCTGGAAACACTTTATGATTATCAGTTAAGTTTTTTTATAGGCACAAATGTATAACAGGTGAGTTTAGGACCCAAATGCAGCACCACCAGTGCACAGAGATTACTCTTACAGATTTAAATCTCAATTTGGCAGACACAGACAAGTCATAACACAGTCCAGTCTAGTTTGGGTGTAAAGTCTCTCGGTGTATTAAGACTCAACCAATGAGCAGACAAATATCACTCAGCTCAGCCCTCTTTGGTGGATTCAAAGTCTTTTGAAATGCAAACACCAAACAATCACAGACAACCAGGAACCAGGAAGTGCAGGACAAGACTCAtggtcagagacagaagacCGATTTGTTGTCAAAGGCAGGCAGGTTCGGTAACAAGACATCAATCCAAAGTTGAAAGCTGGAGAGTCTTGCATGGTTCAGAAGAAACAATCTGGCCAGGACTGAGTGTGGGAGAGCAGCTTGAATACTGGGCTGACTGGgaatgaggatcaggtgaggGGTGAGTGGAAAAGTGGGCTAagcaggtgaacagatgaatgGAAAGGCAGCAGGTAAGAGACTGAGGACACTGTGACACAAATGGCTCAAAACTTCAAACGTTGCTGTGAATCTTCCCAAAGAAGAAACTGATTTGTATtcaaattgtttattttttatcgTATCTACACTGAAGGATGTTTCCACTGTTTCAAACATACTCACATTTTTGTGATGAGACGTTAATAGGATGCAGATATTTAGATGTAAGTCATCTTAAATCGTACCTACAGCTCGGTCTGATTGGTTAATAGGTGGAGTGACACCAGAGGCCTGGCTTTCCATCCCGACTCAGAACAGCAGCCTTTTATCATTCATTAAATGGTCATAATGACTATGATTAATTGTTAATGACAGTAATATTTCCCTTATGTTTACCAAGTCACTTGAGTTACCTACACACTACTATATTATTGGCTGTGACATAGTCAATTACTGTAGCAGCTAAAACTCACCTTGTTCACCACCAAAATTATTCTGTTTAAAACAACTCCAGGCTGTGTGAGGTATCTCACCTGATCTCATCCAAAAGCcctgaaagacattttttaaccTCAACAAAGCTCCCACATTTTCAAACTGAGGAACTGTAATATTTCAGGGCAGAGATGTCTCCCTGCAGCACAAAGGCTGAAGTATTACCTGGGAAACAATGAACCTTTTAGCTTTGATTAAATGAGTTCCAAAGACCATGAGCTTTGGTTAATTGGTTAATTGCTCTTTGTAACTTTTGAGTGAACTTTAAATTAACCTCTTAAGCTCCAGGGGAGTTCACAGCGCATTTGGATATGCTGTCTATTACAGAACAAATCCGCTAAGAATTGTCACATCAGGGACTAAGTTTGTTCTCCATCCCGGGAGATTGATGCTGATAAACACCtgtgacacaaaacaaatgtagtCAGGTTTGAATCGGTCTACGCCATCGACTAGACCACACTTCAAACCAAGGCCGCTTCGTGTAGTGAGCCAGACAGCACTCATGCTGCATTAAAGGTTATTTTTCCCACACTGATATCAAAGGAAATATTCAAGAAAATATTCTCACAGGGGCGTCCTCAGTTGGCATTTCCTCTCAGAGTAGACAAACAACTCTCGGGACGCCGTCTggtctttctcctctgtctttcgctccctttctctctcgtcttctgttttcctttcagacCCTGTCATGCCACACATTTCTGCACTTATCCTGATTGTTAGTGTAACAGTAATAAAGCACAATGCTCTTCATGTCCGCCTGGTTTATGACTGCGATCCAAACCTTTACTTAACCTTTGAATAAAGAACCTTTTAAGTATACTTGGCCTGCCAGAGGAGTCTGCtttttgctttgcctttttACCCTGAACACATCGCACACAGCTCTTGTTTAAGGAAGTATGCATGCTCTGAAAAATAGGGGGTCAGCCGGTGCATAGAGAGGTCCTCTGTGATTGAGCCTGCTTTGGCAGATGATGAATCAGAAGTCCTTCACATAGCTGATATAATGGTTTTAGTTAATAATCAAaccattttactttatttaccaacacacaacagacacatttatttgactGGAAATACTCActatacactgaaaaaaaaagtcctttgaATTTACTTGATTTAAATGTGTACATCGGTCCCACATGATCAGAATGTGGCCAACTGACaatagtttttctctttttctcaattaattatTGCTCGTCAAACCAAAATATTGCATTCACGTTAGCCTGTTTGAAAGAATCGTGTTGAttcaacacattatttttcagttaCTGTAATACCAATTTATTGTGTAATGTTAAAGCAATTTTATCATGTCCATGATACCTGAATTTCAACTGTAACTCCTACTTGATTTCTTAATGCTAATATTATTCAAAGGTATTGCATAACTTTTAAACAATTCCATTATGTTCCTGCTACCTGAGTTAGGTCTGTAAATCTAACTTGATTTGTTCAAGTTAACTCTATCCAAACATATTGTAGACATTGGTTCCATGTACTAGTTAAATGTGTGCAAATACAAAatcataaatgtaaaaaagctgATAtgcattgacaaaaaaaaagacagtcaGTTCTGTACCCAAATTTGATGTATTGAGCCCTGCATCAACAGCAGTTGattcaaacacaaatacacaacaataCAAGCCACACAACTGTTTGTAGTTCCACAGAACAGTGGATTtacaacagaaagaaatgcaaatttTGCATGATGTGCAATGGATACACAAAACATATAACATGACCTTGCAttaactgttttcacattataTCGATAGAAGCAAATACAAACATATCTTCAGAGTGGATTAAGAAAAGCAAAGAGTTATAAACCCTGCGTAAACTGTTGTCACAGTATAtttaaaagtgcaaaaacaaaatactgtcaACTGTTATGACCAACACTACATTTTCAGGAGCAAATGCAAAACTGAATAACACTATCTCACTGAAGTAAACTAAACATGTCAGAAAGTGAAGAAGGCAAATTACAGCTAGTGCTTTGTTAATAAGTGTACTCCCAAGGTTATCCCTGCACTCACTATTTTCACAGTATGGACAACAGTATTTTCAAAGTGGATTTACAATTGAAAGAACAAATATCAACCCTGTTTTCCTTGAGGAATAAACACAGATATGTAAACCTTGTACAAGCCATTGTCAGAGGATTCAAAgtaacaaattaaaaacagctgctttattTGGTTAGTTGACTCAGAGCAGCAAACTAAAATGGCTACAAACCCtctttaaactgttttcataATGGTTTTATAATAGAAAATAGTGGCAACTTACAACAGTGgatttacaaaagaaaatgaaaaagcaatcAAAATAGAACAGCAATACCAAAGATGCTGTTGAGGACAAttcaaatgtcctttttttgtttgtttatcgCTGGGAACACAGTGTCTCTGACCCCTAACACTGAAAGAGCCTGTTTTTTAGAGTGAGTGCTTTGTTAGAAAGTTTATCTCCATCCAGTTCCATGAAAATCTTCTGGACTACCTCAAAGGTAAAGCGGAGGTCAGCAGGGTAGCTGAGGTTCAGCGCATACATGAGTCCGAACAGCATAGCAACAGCTAATGCTACATTGTCTAGATCTTGCAACACCTTGATGCCTTCAAGGACAATTCCAATATCCTTAGGTTCATCACTTGAAGCATGTTCTTTAAGAACATAAATCCCAACAGTGGTGTCCTCAATGGCCTCGTTGATGGCGTTTTCATCCATGCCCtgtacaaaacagacaaaagtggGCAAATAAAGGAAGGTAAATAAAAGCTATTTAACCAAGCCCCTatcaataaaagaataaataaatatgaaattgGCTAGGCATAGTGACAGGATATAGACAAGGTAAGGTAAAAGTGAGAATGAGGgtaaatttaaataaaagaacaagTAACTACAGttgaacattaaaacaaatttcagcTGATGTTTAAATCACATGAACCCTGTTGTGGCCACCATACCGCCAGTCAAATTTTCATTATCATATTGGcaactgacttttgttttattatctttcaATTGCTTTACTCATGTCAGAGAACTGTGTAGCtgtttaacaaaatgaaaaggatgaaacatgaaagaatgacacattaaagaataaaataaaagataagatCAGGTGagtagtttaaaaaatgttggatTGTAATAGAACAGCAATGGccaagacagagacaaaaagaatgGTGACAGAACAGCTATTGAAACTATGATTAATTTAAACTGATCAATCATcagattgttttccttttaaataatcaatgatttagtttaaaaaaaatattgaaaataatgaaaaacaccCACCACCAAGTCTCAAATTTGCTATGTTAGTTTAACTAACAACCAAGAAACATTGTATTGATTTTACAATGGTACGAAACAGATTAGCAAAATTATAATCCGTACATTTTATattaatcaatgaattattTCAGACCAAGTGATCAAGTACGAGAACAAGGGAAGGATGGAAGATAAGGGGAAAAAGTAAGCACAGATTCGTGTACATACCACATATTCCCGCACAAGGTTTTCTGGATCTTCACCCATGTAGATACAGACTCCCTTGATGATACACTCTCGTCCAGTGTCTACATCATTACACTGAAAGGAGATTTTCTTGATTAGTGTCTTAATTCAGCCcatgtgctttaatttaaaGTCAACTACTGGTGCAAACTGTCATATGGGTACATATTTCTGAGAATATAACACCAGGGTTCCTACAATGGTACAAGCTTTGATGTAAGCTCCAGATCATTATaatgataaataagtaaatagaggaaaagttaaaacagtcaaaaagaTGCACAAATAGTGGAAGGAAAAAGATACAAATGAATGCACTCATGGTCTCCCTGGCTCTCTGTACAATCTGTATGCCCTTCTTGCCAATAAATTATGTGGCAACTAAAACATTGTTCAATTTTACATTACCTTTCCAcaattcaaaaaaaaagaatttctaaaaaatgtcaaaattgttAACATTTGTGGGTTTTTCATGACTGTGGGACTCCTGTATAACTTACATCAGCAATTTGTGCAATGATTGTTTTGAGCCTTGCTCCGAgctgtcctcctctcttttgGAACAGCCTTGTCAGGTTGTCAGAGTAGAGGTCCAGCTGAGACAGGAACTTGGACTGAAGTGGGATAGTGGTGATTCTCTTGAATTCAGCATTGATCTGAAAACAGGTAAAAAGCAcgaaggaaacagaaaaaggtAAGACATATTAGCAGTTTGCCAGTGTGCCAGTTTGCAAGTGTACCTAAGAAATTCCGAGCCTTACCTCACTAACTTCAAACAGGGCAGGCCACCTTGCCATGAAATCCTCCACCATTGGAACATCACGAACGACTTCATGTCTTCTGTGTGCGAAAGTCTTTTCCATCTTGAGTTTCACAACCTCTCTGTTATTCCTCTTCTTTACATCTAAGAGTAGAGCTTTCTGCATGGCCTCCAGACTCTCCTCAGTTTCTGATGATGGGTATGTCGGGCAAAAGTTCACCTCTGCCCTCTTTGCCTTTTTGACACCAAAGGCTGCGCTGCGCTGTCCTGcgggtttgttttttaaagagttCACTGTCACCTCTGGGCAGCCCAGTTTTCTCAGGTGTGTGCGGTAGTTAGACAGTTTGTACTTTAAACTGGTCTTCCATCCACCATATCCAGTACAGGACCCTTTCTCAGTTAAACATGGATGTGTCTTAATAAGACTCTGGGCTACCTGTTCCATCTCCTTATCACTGGCATAGACTTTATGCTGCACAATTTCCTGCACTAAACCATCAAGGATGGATGACTTCAACTTGGGATCTGGAATAAGTACAGTGCCATTTTGAATATAGGCCAAACTTGCCTGCTGAAGTTTTAATTCAGCATCGTAGGAAAACTTAggcacatgaaaaacaggaggcCAAGAGGACCGTGAGCTTGTAGACTCACTCGATGAGAGTATATCTGTATCCACAGAGCCACCTGACAGGGACGAAGAGTCATTTACAGGGGAAGAAGTGAATGCTTGGGGTCTTAAGactggaatgaaaacagaagaccTTTCTTCATCATGCTGCATAGTAGAGGGCCTTGACATATCAATGACTTTAAGAGTACCTTTATCTTCAACTTCTGAAATTGAGGTAAGGTTAAGGAACTCATTTCCAAACAAAGAATCCATAAATTGAAGTTTAAAGTTGCCCTGAAGGCCACACTGTTTCTTCACTTCAATGATGAGGTCATCAACGGATGCAGGGAGTCCATGGGAGAGAGTCAACCTCTGAGAGCTGCCATCAGTCAAGACGATCTTCAGGATCACAGGAGTCCCCATCTTCAAAGCTGTTtactctgcacagacacacacacaaaaatgattagatgtcagacatgtttacattttagatttcaAATTCAGTGGTAAAAACCTACTTTTCAATTAGAGTTCAACTGGTATGCAAAtttcttaaatatttaaaatagaGTAGGataggagaagaaaaggagttAAATTTTATACTTAATTATACTTACTTAGATaccttttaaaagacaaattttAACTACATTTTAGGCTGATATTTGGCCAAATCACCTTTTTCCAATTCAAACCATCACTGCAGGTCAGTATTGTATATCTGGTCCATGTCAGATGtggacaaaaataaactttaaaaaagtTTGTTGAAATGAATACCTCATGAATTCATATTTaagcatttttaatgaattttaaaGGCCTAATACTATAAAATTtaacaaatataaacaaaaataccaaataagTGATAGATGCAGGGAGATGAAGGTGGTGCTGCACCTTCCTGTAACCATATTTAATAAAGTAGACAAAAGCACATTGTCATAAACAACCCCCCAAGTTGCTAGCGCACCTTTTATTTCAATATGCCTTTTCAAAGTCACCATGCGGGCTGATCCAATCCTGTAGTCAACTAGTGGATAAGCATCAAGGAGTTCACTGAGTGCAATGAGCGTGAATGTTCTTGTGGGTGCTGGGCTGAGTTCAAAGGCTCTATAATGCTCTCTGTACCAGCCACAGAGCTCTTTGACAATGTAGAATATACTCTCATGTAAAATACAGATTTGGTCAATTTCACTAAATTCAGGCAAtccacctgctgctctgtgggccAGTATCATTCCCTTCCTATAGGTTATGCCCTTGGTTGTCACACACTGTGCAAGGTGAACCTCATGTGTGTCAGAGAACTGTTGCCTGATGACTTGTGCTATCTCCTCTTTGAGCAAGTCTACTGGTAGAGTGGATACAGCCGAGACCTCTAGGTCAGATTTGCTCAGACATGGAGAGCTCAGATGGTAAGCAATCATCATCTGATGCTTTGAGGCTAATGAGAGGGGCACATTCTTGAAGCAGCTTGTGTGTCTGATAACCTGCTTAAAAAAGCTATGCTTAGCCTCAAAGCGCATTGTCCACAGCCCAACAACTGGACCAAACAGCCTAATCATCTGGGGATAGTGTTCCAAATAATGGTGTTTTGGTAGCAGCTTGATGTCAGGGAACAGCTCTTTGTATCTCTGCCTGTGCTCTACGATTTTACTTTCTAAAAAAGCCAGCGAGTCATCACTATGCACAGGGGCAACAACAAGCTCTGTTATGTCCTTCAGATCCATGAGAACAAGCCACGCAGCCTCATCTTCAGGTACATATGATCCAACCAAAAAAGGCAAGAACCGGAGCAAGCTCCAGTTTTCATGAGCGTTTCCCCCCACAGTTTTTCTGCTGGAGAAAGTTTGTGACACTACATGAGGTTTATTTGTCCTGTCAGCCCATTTGTAGGGAAACTTCAGAATAGCATTGTTCAGGTCATCTAATGTGAAAAGCTTTCTGGATATAAGTACTGTTAAGCAATGAGCTAGCTCTACTGGGATTATACCCTCAAAAACATCATGGGCAAGATCCGGTGGATAGCCAaagatgacatgaaaatgagaCAGATTTTTTGTGAAGACGCATTCCTTTTTCAATCCGTAACAACCTGTACCTGTATCTTGGGCTTGTTTGACATGGGCCTGATAAAGCTCCTTGGTTCTCAGACTGAAAGCACCAGATGCAACAGAATGCAGCTGAATATCACTGCTCTTTCCTGTGCAAAACCTGCAATAGTATTCCACCGAAAAACTCTGCAGAAATCCTGCGATGCTGTGTGCTCCCAGGTTGTCGGCCACTACACTGAGTACTGTACCCTTAACTGACTCACCTAACAGCGGGACATAAACACCCAATTCCTCCAAAGTTTTCAGATCTTGTAGAAGAGGTTCAAAGATTTTATCATAACCATAAGTTTTAACATCATCGGTTTTGCACAAAACTGACAAGTAGATAGATGACAACGAGGAATGAGAGCCTGGAGGCAAGTTTGCTAACACCcaataaacagcacaaagcTTGTGTTTCTTTCGCGAGGTGCCAAGGGGGTTACAGGTTTCAAAGTCATCTACATAAAAATTTAGGATGAGCCTTGGCTTATCTCCAGCAAGGAAACGATTTTCCTTAAATAAGGAACCATCTCTTAAGGACCTGTACTGATATGACACTCCAGaatgtgtttcctcctgtctttgATGGCCCTCAACAACTTTATCAACGATGTCCCTTCTACTTAACAGCTGATGTAAGGACTTCAATACTGGGACATACTGGAAACTGCGTTTGTTTTTACTATCAAGAATGTATTCAACTGGCTCTATAACACTGAAGTTCTCCTTGTAATACTGCTTACGCAGATATGCAGTACTTAGAGGGCCACCTTTTTGTATGGACCTTTGCACAGGATTACCAGAACAAATTGCATTAACAGTTTCTCTAATTATAAGTTCATCAACAGGGAGGTTTCTCTGATGAAAGATGTCACTCACAATATCACAAGATAACGGAACAGGTGCAGAACAAATCAAATGATGG
This DNA window, taken from Chelmon rostratus isolate fCheRos1 chromosome 4, fCheRos1.pri, whole genome shotgun sequence, encodes the following:
- the LOC121605968 gene encoding uncharacterized protein LOC121605968, producing MEQVAQSLIKTHPCLTEKGSCTGYGGWKTSLKYKLSNYRTHLRKLGCPEVTVNSLKNKPAGQRSAAFGVKKAKRAEVNFCPTYPSSETEESLEAMQKALLLDVKKRNNREVVKLKMEKTFAHRRHEVVRDVPMVEDFMARWPALFEVSEINAEFKRITTIPLQSKFLSQLDLYSDNLTRLFQKRGGQLGARLKTIIAQIADCNDVDTGRECIIKGVCIYMGEDPENLVREYVGMDENAINEAIEDTTVGIYVLKEHASSDEPKDIGIVLEGIKVLQDLDNVALAVAMLFGLMYALNLSYPADLRFTFEVVQKIFMELDGDKLSNKALTLKNRLFQC